Within Cellulophaga sp. L1A9, the genomic segment TTATTTTATACAATAGCTACTTAATTTTAAGACCCGCCTTAGGCGAAGTGATGGATGAGCAACTTTATGATGACCTAATTATAGAGATTAGAGCTAAATCTACTGAAGTTGAAGGAGTCTTAGGTACCGAAAAATGTTTTATCCGAAAATCTGGAATGAAATTTCATGTAGACTTACATGCCATTGTAAATAGTGAAATTACCGTAAAATCTGGTCACGATATTGCTCATAAATTAAAAGACTATTTACGAAAAGAAATACCAAATTTAGGGCACGTTTTAATCCATATTGAACCTAACGAATAAAAAAGAAACACCTCACCAATTAAGAAGCGAATATGTGGATTATAGCGCATTCGTTACATAGATGAGATTGGGTACTCAGGTAGTATTAGAAAATAGTATTTGTTTTTAGTGTTGATTTAAACCATATCCTTCCAATTCCTCAATACACCTTTTGCGTATTTCAGTTTTTAATTACACGGAATCTTGCTCATTAAAGGTTTCTTATAGCTCCTTAACTATCAAGGGCTCTTTATGTTCTATGTAATTTCTAGTTATAAAATTCCATAAAATTGGCACAACTAATCTTCTATAAACACGTTTACTGTGTTATAGTTATTTAATACACCTAAAAAAAATATGAGAATACGATTGAAATATTTGTTCGGGAAAGGAACCATTGTATTTGGTGTTTTTTCCATATTCCTATATTTCAAAGAAGGTATCAAGTATACCTCCCCTATTCTAATCCTATTTATCGGCTGTTTCTTGGGCTACTTATTAATGTCCACATTGATAAATAAAAAAAAATTGAATAGCCATTCCATTAAAAAAATCAAATAAACCTAAAAATTATGACTTACATTATTCCATTACTGATCATGGTATGCATTGGTGCGTACTTTCTTTACATGAAAAAAACAGGTAAATTCGATGCTTTAGCAAATAACTATGTAGAAGCGGAGAAAGATGTCACAGAAAATTTTGACACCTATTTTAAAGACTTTAAAGCAGATGAGCATACTTTTAAGCCTATTGTTGCTATTGTTGGAGGAGATTTTAATGCTATTGCAGCCTGTAAAAAACCTAAAAGTATTTTAGGTGCAGTTGCAGACACCACAAAAACAATGCTTACTGGTATCGTGGTTGAAAATACCAATCATCATTTATTAGTAGTACAAGATCATAAATTTCATTATATAGAATACAATTCCAATAGCAAAACTTCAGCAGAGCATTGGGAGTTTGACCAACAAAATATCAATACGTTGGAGTTTGAAAAAGGAAAATTAACTGACAACCTTAAACAATCAATGTCTTTTCAATTAAAAAGTGGCGGAGAAAGCGGTGACGCTACTAAAAATAGTGATTTACATAAATTATCCTTTGAAAGTAAAGGAAAAAAATATGAGTTTTTCGTTTACAATATGATAGGTTTTGGTGCTGGTTTTGAAGTTGAAAACAGCGTTGGAAATTTATCGATGACCCAAACTATTGATGATATAGTGAGAGGAACCCTTCTACCTTTAAAATTTGGGACGCTATTCTTTGACAAGATAAATACCTTAAAATAAAATTAATGTTAAAAGGAGAGGAATAGTATTTGTCTCCTTTTTTTTTAGTAAATTGAGTATTAAATACTAGTATCGTAACAAAATTGAGAGTCATACGGTAACAATTATTAAAAAAGGAATACTAATTCTGTAAAATCCATTACATTGAAAAAAATATCCAAAAGAAAAATACTTATTTTAATAGCCCTTGGAATGTTTGCAATTGCGGCTTCTCAGGTATTTTCTCATTATATAAGCTTATCAGATTTAGTTCAAGGTTTATGTACTGGAACTGGAATAGGACTGCTATTGACTGCTCTAGTTTTTGGAAATTTAAAAACAGAACACTAATTTTTTTTTGAGAATTTACACCTATAAAAACAGTCCCAAAGGGTGAAAATTGCATCATATTTTAGTTTTAAAAAGCCGCTAGAGGTTGGTCAACCCTATACATTCATGGTAATTTAAAACCTACTGTAACAACTACACTTTTAGTTCGTCTTTAAGAAAATAAGATGTCCTATGAACACCGCAAAATTTTTATGGAGTAGTGCACTACCCCTACTCTTCCTTATTTCTTGCAAAACAACCAAAATAGAAGGCAACTCCATTACTATTCCTAAATATTCTCCTGTAGACGCTGCGCTGTACCAAAGTATTGTTGCACACGATGCTATTTTTTTTGACGCCTACAACAACTGCGATTTAGTAAAACAAGCTTCTATATATTCGGAGGATATTGAATTTTACCACGATAAAGGGGGCTTGATGACGTCCAAGGAAAAAATTATTGAAGGAACAGAAAAAAATATATGTGGAAAAGTAACTAGAACCTTAGTTGAAGGTAGTATTGAAGTATATCCTATAAAAGACTATGGCGCGGTAGAAATAGGCTATCATAAATTCTACAACAATCAGGAACCAGAAGCTATTTCTATACCCAGTAAATTTATAATCATGTGGCAACACACCAACGATACTTGGAAAATCACTAAA encodes:
- a CDS encoding nuclear transport factor 2 family protein, with protein sequence MNTAKFLWSSALPLLFLISCKTTKIEGNSITIPKYSPVDAALYQSIVAHDAIFFDAYNNCDLVKQASIYSEDIEFYHDKGGLMTSKEKIIEGTEKNICGKVTRTLVEGSIEVYPIKDYGAVEIGYHKFYNNQEPEAISIPSKFIIMWQHTNDTWKITKVISLH